The following coding sequences are from one Primulina eburnea isolate SZY01 chromosome 15, ASM2296580v1, whole genome shotgun sequence window:
- the LOC140814143 gene encoding LOW QUALITY PROTEIN: uncharacterized protein (The sequence of the model RefSeq protein was modified relative to this genomic sequence to represent the inferred CDS: inserted 1 base in 1 codon), translating into MISQNRTRKARTTAAFFLGILIFVAFITQWIDISIIKRSLQKKFLQDSSPHVYQTEFDCSLKCSEISVPVAENVSTSSTESCPEYFRWIHEDLRPWKATGITEKMVEKAKEVAHIRIIILNGRVYMEKYKEVFQTRDVITIWGILQLLRLYPGRLPDLDLMFECNDRPVIKKRNYIKRPNALIPPLFHYCSDDLSFDIVFPDWSFWGWPEVNIRPWEILKEDLKVGNKXIKWMDREPYAYWKGNIRMGAARQDLLKCNATDEQDWKARIFNLEWGQEKKQKFSGADLASQCTYRYKIYVEGVSWSVSEKYILACDSMSLIISPQYYDFFTRSLLPTVHYWPINKNNKCGSIKFAVEWGNKYTDKAQEIGKSGSDYVQENLKMKYVYDYIFHLLNEYSKLVKYKPSVPEGAVEVCSETFFCSVRGLRRRFRKESMVTSAAVSRPCTLPPSFDPAGLRALRDRKGNLEKQAVLWEQNVRSGFI; encoded by the exons ATGATTAGCCAGAATAGGACACGAAAGGCTCGAACAACAGCAGCCTTCTTTCTTGGAATCTTGATCTTCGTTGCCTTCATCACTCAATGGATTGATATT TCGATAATCAAAAGATCATTACAAAAGAAATTTCTCCAAGACTCATCACCACACGTATATCAGACAGAATTCGACTGTTCTCTCAAATGTTCAGAAATTTCGGTACCCGTGGCGGAGAATGTAAGCACTTCATCAACAGAATCGTGCCCTGAATACTTCAGATGGATTCATGAAGATTTAAGACCATGGAAAGCTACCGGAATTACAGAAAAAATGGTGGAAAAAGCTAAAGAAGTGGCGCATATTAGGATAATTATACTGAATGGGAGGGTTTACATGGAGAAGTATAAAGAAGTTTTTCAGACAAGAGATGTTATTACAATTTGGGGGATTTTACAGCTTCTTAGGCTGTATCCCGGAAGGCTGCCGGACTTGGATTTGATGTTCGAATGTAATGATAGGCCGGTTATTAAAAAACGCAACTACATAAAAAGACCAAATGCTTTAATCCCTCCATTGTTCCATTATTGTAGCGATGATCTGAGCTTTGATATCGTTTTTCCAGATTGGTCCTTTTGGGGTtg GCCAGAGGTTAATATCAGGCCTTGGGAAATATTGAAAGAGGATCTGAAAGTTGGCAACA ATATCAAATGGATGGATAGAGAACCATATGCTTATTGGAAAGGAAACATCAGGATGGGTGCAGCAAGGCAAGATTTGTTAAAATGCAATGCTACCGATGAACAGGATTGGAAAGCTCGAATCTTCAACTTG GAATGGGGACAGGAGAAGAAACAAAAGTTCAGCGGTGCAGATTTAGCAAGCCAATGCACTTACAG ATACAAGATTTACGTCGAAGGAGTTTCGTGGTCGGTCAGCGAAAAGTATATATTAGCATGTGATTCCATGAGTTTGATCATTAGTCCACAGTATTACGACTTCTTCACAAGAAGTCTGCTTCCCACAGTTCATTACTGGCCTATTAACAAAAATAACAAGTGTGGATCCATTAAATTTGCAGTAGAATGGGGCAACAAGTACACAGACAag GCACAAGAGATCGGGAAATCGGGGAGTGATTATGTTCaagaaaatctgaaaatgaagtATGTTTATGACTACATTTTCCATCTCTTGAATGAATACTCAAAGCTTGTGAAATATAAGCCTTCTGTCCCCGAAGGGGCCGTCGAAGTATGCTCGGAAACATTTTTTTGTTCCGTCCGAGGATTGAGAAGGAGATTTAGGAAAGAGTCAATGGTGACAAGTGCTGCAGTCTCACGTCCATGCACATTGCCTCCTTCCTTTGATCCTGCGGGGCTTCGAGCTCTTCGTGATCGAAAAGGAAATTTGGAAAAGCAAGCTGTGCTGTGGGAACAAAACGTAAGGAGCGGATTTATTTGA